Proteins from a genomic interval of Betta splendens chromosome 10, fBetSpl5.4, whole genome shotgun sequence:
- the aga gene encoding N(4)-(beta-N-acetylglucosaminyl)-L-asparaginase yields the protein MRRVRLLPLHVLVLTSLLPLGREALPVVINTWPFRNASAAAWSVLQSGGSVLDAVEEGCARCEIEQCDGSVGYGGSPDETGETTLDAMIMNGDTMEVGAVADLRRIKNAIGVARAVMERTDHTLLVGESASVFAENMGFIAEDLTTNKSVNIFSQWLKGNCQPNYHKNVFPDPSKSCGPYKPRVTLEQRRRQDNMLSHDTIGMIAIDQDGHVAAGTSTNGLTHKIPGRVGDSPIVGAGAYADSSAGAAAATGDGDVMMRFLPSYLAVELMRAGADPSAACKAAISRIKRHHSEFFGAIICANTTGHYAAACNKAPGLSQFRYMVSNSESNTPLLKTVDCF from the exons ATGCGTCGCGTGAGGCTGCTGCCGCTTCACGTCCTCGTTCTGAcctcgctgctgccgctcggGCGCGAGGCTCTACCTGTTGTCATCAATACGTGGCCGTTCCGGAACGCGTCCGCCGCAG CTTGGAGCGTGCTGCAGTCTGGCGGCTCGGTGTTGGATGCGGTGGAGGAAGGCTGTGCCCGCTGTGAAATCGAGCAGTGTGATGGCAGCGTGGGCTACGGCGGGAGCCCAGATGAGACAGGGGAGACCACACTGGATGCCATGATCATGAATGG GGACACGATGGAGGTGGGCGCCGTCGCAGACCTGAGGAGGATCAAGAACGCCATCGGAGTGGCGCGGGCCGTGATGGAGCGCACGGACCACACGCTGCTGGTGGGGGAATCGG CGTCTGTGTTTGCTGAAAACATGGGCTTCATCGCAGAAGACCTGACTACCAACAAATCTGTGAATATTTTCTCCCAGTGGCTGAAGGGCAACTGCCAACCTAATTAtcacaag AATGTGTTTCCAGATCCTTCTAAGTCTTGTGGACCCTACAAGCCCAGGGTGACGCTGGAACAGAGGAGGCGGCAGGATAACATGCTCTCCCATGACACCATAG GGATGATTGCCATTGATCAAGACGGGCACGTAGCTGCTGGTACATCGACTAATGGACTCACTCACAAAATTCCAGG CCGCGTTGGAGACTCTCCTATTGTTGGAGCCGGGGCTTATGCAGATAGctcagctggtgctgctgctgcaacgggAGATGGAGATGTCATGATGCGTTTCCTACCAAG CTACTTGGCTGTGGAGCTGATGAGGGCCGGGGCAGATCCCTCGGCAGCCTGCAAGGCGGCCATTTCTAGAATCAAGAGGCATCACTCGGAATTCTTTGGTGCCATCATCTGCGCAAACACAACAGGCCATTATG ctgcagcctgtaaCAAAGCCCCTGGCTTGTCCCAGTTCCGCTACATGGTGTCAAACTCAGAGTCCAACACACCACTACTGAAAACTGTTGACTGCTTCTAA
- the neil3 gene encoding endonuclease 8-like 3: MVEGPGCTLNGEKIRSKVQKGQKLKEIRGRLTTTAENTGGSAFHSFHGCQYTGVETLGKELFMYFGPRALRIHFGMNGSIRINPAERKERVALAPVLEIHLTNDIVCFFDSTVEIRLTNDCEERVKVMETLDVCSLKFSFSHSEKAVKSQKSRMLCDVLLDQAVMPGVGNIIKNEALFDSGLHPAVKVHQLTDEQIHHLVKMTRDFTLLFYKCRKTGSPLYKHYKVYKRPQCSQCFHVITVCRLGDNGRMTYFCERCQKADPSGVDISKLPVRNSLIGWIYNERVNDNVAKKEEEDWACQLCTLINLPTAKACDACLTPKPADHKDVISTEASPFTGDLIKYPCTSFRKPQEELKVNWRSAFGTSTLVFSDLSKKPKPVNSPLSSAGSHLNSLAAERGLYKYSICQGTTSPNYASGGWQKQSAEFSNGESLASYSHPSKKMRIDHSLFPSNNAQNGTPNSGSCKQAATNHSPPVCSSPTAPCCASHGRPAVLRVVHKEGENKGRQFYACSLPRETKCNFFEWADLHFPCCHHGKRCLTRTVLKLGPNNGRNFYTCSFQKGKQCDFFQWAENRAGMSALPGS; the protein is encoded by the exons ATGGTTGAAGGTCCGGGCTGCACGTTAAACGGAGAGAAAATCCGCTCCAAGGTCCAAAAAGGGCAGAAATTGAAGGAAATTAGAGGCAGGTTGACAACAACGGCG GAAAACACCGGCGGAAGCGCCTTCCATAGCTTCCATGGCTGTCAGTACACTGGAGTAGAGACTCTGGGGAAGGAACTCTTCATGTACTTTGGTCCGAGAGCGTTGAG AATCCACTTTGGTATGAATGGATCAATCCGTATTAATCCTgctgagaggaaggagagggtggcCCTCGCACCAGTGCTGGAAATACACCTGACTAATGACATTGTGTGCTTCTTTGACAGCACTGTAGAAATAAG GTTGACAAACGACTGTGAAGAACGAGTAAAGGTGATGGAGACTCTGGATGTATGCTCCCTTAAGTTCAGCTTCTCCCACTCTGAGAAAGCAGTGAAGAGCCAGAAAAGCAGGATGCTCTGTGACGTTCTCCTAGACCAGGCCGTCATGCCAGGAGTCGGCAACATCATTAAAAACGAAGCCCTGTTTGACTCAGGCCTCCACCCAGCCGTGAAG GTTCACCAGTTGACAGATGAGCAGATCCACCACTTGGTCAAGATGACGCGTGATTTTACTTTACTGTTCTATAAG TGTCGCAAAACTGGCTCTCCTCTCTACAAACATTACAAAGTCTACAAGCGTCCCCAGTGCAGCCAGTGCTTTCATGTCATCACAGTCTGTCGTCTTGGAGACAATGGAAGGATGACTTACTTCTGCGAGCGCTGTCAGAAAGCAGATCCCAGCGGAGTTGACATCAG TAAGCTGCCAGTTAGAAACAGTCTGATCGGCTGGATATACAATGAAAGAGTCAACGATAATGTGGcaaagaaggaggaagaggactgGGCCTGTCAACTCTGCACGCTCATCAACCTACCCACAGCAAAAGCCTGTGACGCCTGCCTAACTCCAAAGCCTGCGG ACCACAAAGACGTCATTAGCACTGAGGCATCACCCTTCACCGGCGATTTGATTAAGTACCCCTGCACTTCCTTCAGGAAGCCACAAGAGGAGCTCAAAGTCAACTGGAGGTCTGCATTTGGGACTTCCACCCTTGTTTTCTCTGACTTGAGCAAGAAGCCAAAGCCGGTAAACTCCCCCCTCTCCTCGGCCGGCAGTCATTTGAATTCCTTGGCGGCAGAGCGAGGTTTATATAAATACAGCATCTGCCAAGGGACAACAAGTCCCAATTATGCCTCTGGTGGCTGGCAGAAGCAAAGTGCTGAGTTCTCCAATGGGGAATCACTGGCCTCCTACAGTCACCCATCCAAGAAAATGAGAATTGATCACAGTCTCTTTCCCAGTAACAATGCTCAAAATGGAACCCCCAACTCAGG TTCATGCAAACAAGCAGCGACAAACCACAGTCCACCAGTTTGTTCCAGTCCCACTGCTCCTTGTTGTGCATCCCACGGTCGCCCAGCTGTACTCCGAGTGGTCCACAAAGAGGGGGAGAACAAGGGACGACAGTTCTACGCCTGTTCACTTCCCAGAGAGACCAAGTGTAACTTCTTTGAG TGGGCAGACTTGCACTTTCCTTGTTGTCACCATGGGAAACGCTGTTTAACGAGGACTGTGCTGAAACTAGGACCAAACAATGGCCGGAATTTCTACACCTGCAGCTTTCAAAAGGGTAAACAGTGTGACTTTTTTCAGTGGGCAGAGAATAGAGCGGGCATGTCTGCCCTTCCTGGCAGTTAA